A genomic region of Gemmata massiliana contains the following coding sequences:
- a CDS encoding RNA polymerase sigma factor yields the protein MPTQLSEAVRRLGGALARRHAAGLVDAELWERYVRNRDGTAFEALVRRHGPMVLGVCRRILRNEPDAEDAFQITFLVFVRRAASLRSPDAIANWLHGVATRTSLEVRNAVARRRVKEATVPPRETIPEGPPAELRHVLDEELGRLAERYRVAVVLCDLEGKTRREVAEQLGWAEGTVASRLARGRSILARRLAHRGFAAALVAAALAGGAASAGVSARLIASTVRTATDGASANVAFSGQGIPLTEGVGRSMFLTKLVTAATLVFGVTALEVVSTTGATEPAAQEKARANPDDVRERVAEAKQQLQQLQQKLAKLEQEVPAGRDGAAGALAERFKHRVAFEIGDTETRDGGRIEIREVWGTRPKIEIGGQYLVRGKYKLPAGQKGKLYFYLTASTSAGAATGTLDLQMQNLDKQEGEFTLVHGMENPGHFHLILTDPDKYSQWFANVYFGTGDTVWRKKP from the coding sequence GTGCCGACGCAATTGAGTGAGGCCGTTCGGCGACTGGGCGGCGCACTGGCTCGCCGACACGCGGCGGGCTTGGTAGACGCCGAGTTGTGGGAGCGCTACGTCCGGAACCGGGACGGGACCGCGTTCGAGGCTCTCGTCCGCCGGCACGGTCCGATGGTGCTGGGCGTCTGCCGCCGCATCCTCCGCAACGAGCCGGACGCCGAAGACGCCTTCCAGATCACCTTTCTCGTGTTCGTCCGCCGGGCCGCTTCTCTTCGATCACCCGATGCCATCGCCAACTGGCTCCACGGGGTCGCCACCCGCACGTCCCTGGAGGTCAGGAACGCGGTCGCGCGCCGTCGGGTCAAGGAAGCGACGGTACCCCCGCGAGAGACAATTCCAGAGGGGCCGCCGGCCGAACTCCGGCACGTACTGGACGAAGAATTGGGGCGACTGGCGGAGCGGTACCGGGTCGCGGTCGTCCTGTGCGATCTGGAGGGCAAGACGCGGCGGGAAGTGGCCGAGCAACTCGGGTGGGCCGAGGGGACGGTGGCGAGCCGGCTCGCGCGCGGGCGGAGCATCCTAGCTCGGCGGTTGGCCCATCGCGGGTTCGCCGCGGCTCTGGTGGCGGCCGCGCTTGCGGGTGGTGCGGCCTCGGCTGGTGTCTCCGCTAGGCTGATCGCTTCGACGGTCCGGACCGCAACCGACGGGGCGAGTGCGAATGTCGCTTTTTCGGGCCAGGGCATTCCATTAACGGAAGGAGTAGGGCGATCTATGTTCCTCACGAAACTCGTGACCGCGGCGACGCTCGTTTTCGGGGTCACCGCCCTGGAGGTAGTTTCGACGACCGGGGCGACTGAACCGGCGGCGCAGGAGAAGGCGCGGGCGAACCCGGACGACGTGCGCGAGCGGGTGGCGGAGGCGAAGCAGCAGCTCCAACAGCTCCAGCAGAAGCTCGCCAAACTGGAGCAGGAGGTTCCCGCCGGGCGCGACGGCGCGGCCGGCGCCCTGGCCGAGCGGTTCAAGCACCGGGTCGCGTTCGAGATCGGCGACACGGAGACACGCGACGGCGGGCGCATCGAGATCCGCGAGGTCTGGGGCACGCGGCCGAAGATCGAGATCGGCGGCCAGTACCTGGTGCGCGGGAAGTACAAACTGCCGGCCGGTCAGAAGGGCAAACTCTACTTCTACCTGACGGCGTCGACCTCCGCCGGGGCCGCGACGGGGACGCTCGACCTGCAAATGCAGAACCTGGACAAGCAGGAGGGCGAGTTCACCCTGGTACACGGCATGGAGAACCCCGGGCACTTCCACCTGATCCTGACGGACCCGGACAAGTATTCCCAGTGGTTCGCGAACGTGTACTTTGGAACCGGAGACACCGTCTGGCGGAAGAAGCCCTGA